In Erigeron canadensis isolate Cc75 chromosome 6, C_canadensis_v1, whole genome shotgun sequence, the following are encoded in one genomic region:
- the LOC122603226 gene encoding probably inactive leucine-rich repeat receptor-like protein kinase At3g28040 isoform X2: MGFFQLLIYALAVSSFTINADESLNLNDDVLGLIVFKSSINDPSSHLSSWNQDNETPCSWKFITCNPVTGRVTGLSLDGLNLSGKIGRGLEKLQNLKVLSLANNNFTGSIDPQLSLLANLENLNLSRNSFLDRIPSSLMNSSTIKFLDLSQNLLSGPVPDDLFLNCVSLRSLSLSGNNLEGPLPSSLSKCTTLNHLDLSNNRFSGNPDFLSGIWSLTRIRVLDLSHNSFSGSIPTGVVALHDLKELSLQGNQFSGALPSDIGLCPHLKKLDLSNNLFTESIPQSFHALSSLNYLNLANNALTGEFPQWIGSLGALEYLDFSENGLTGILPESMGKLPSLSYLSLSDNSLSGSIPLSLSYSSKLSTISLKRNRFNGSIPAGLFELGFDQIDLSRNELTGSVPPGSSKLYETLQVLDLSGNQLTGDIPAEIGLNSKLRYLNLSWNNFETSMPPELGYFQNLTVLDLRNAAFHGSIPSDICDSGTLGILQLDGNSFTGSIPEEIGNCSLLYLLSMSHNSLNGSIPRSMSQLKKLKILKLEYNQLAGEIPQELGELENLLAVNISYNRLQGRLPSGGIFQSLEASSMEGNLGICSPLLKGPCKMNVPKPLVLDPFAFGNQNGQHEGGARAVVISIGVLVISLLNISARRRLAFVNDALESCSSSSRSGASLSMGKLVWFDSKTNPDNYCIANPEVFIKTANEIGSGVFGTVYKTPIGEDGGDALAIKNLVVSNMIQYPEDFDREVRVLGKIRHPNLVSLKGYYWTPKVQLLVTDYVPNGSLQAKLHERLPSSPPLSWLSRFKILLGTAKGLAHLHHSFRPPVIHYNIKPSNILLDDNLNPKISDFGLTRILSRLDKHVMSNRFQSALGYVAPELACQSLRVNEKCDVYGFGVLILEIVTGRRPIEYGEDNVLILNEHVKILLEEGNVLECVDESMGEYAEEEVLPVLKLALVCTSQIPSSRPTMAEVVQILQVIKTPIPHRMEAY; the protein is encoded by the exons ATGGGTTTTTTTCAACTTCTAATCTATGCATTAGCAGTTTCATCATTTACTATCAATGCTGATGAATCTCTCAATTTAAACGACGACGTTTTAGGACTAATAGTCTTCAAATCCTCTATCAATGACCCATCATCACATCTATCCTCATGGAATCAAGATAATGAAACCCCATGTTCTTGGAAGTTCATAACATGCAATCCAgtaacgggccgggtcacgggccTCTCTCTAGACGGGCTAAATCTTTCAGGAAAGATTGGTAGAGGGCTAGAAAAGTTGCAAAACCTTAAGGTACTATCACTTGCTAATAACAACTTCACAGGATCCATTGACCCTCAACTATCACTTCTTGCCAACCTTGAAAACCTTAACCTTAGTCGAAACAGTTTTTTGGACCGAATCCCGAGTTCTTTAATGAACTCGAGTACCATAAAGTTTCTAGATTTATCACAAAACTTATTATCTGGACCAGTTCCAGATGACTTGTTTTTAAATTGTGTTTCTCTTAGATCACTTTCCTTATCAGGAAATAATCTTGAAGGTCCACTTCCTAGCTCACTTTCCAAATGCACAACCTTAAATCATCTTGATCTTTCCAAtaatcgattttcaggtaatccGGATTTCTTATCGGGTATTTGGTCATTGACCCGGATTCGTGTATTGGATCTTTCTCACAATTCCTTTTCGGGTTCAATACCTACTGGTGTAGTTGCATTGCATGATTTGAAAGAACTTTCCTTACAAGGAAACCAATTTTCAGGAGCTTTACCTTCTGATATTGGTTTATGCCCACATTTAAAGAAGCTAGATTTAAGCAATAATCTCTTCACAGAATCAATTCCTCAATCTTTCCATGcactttcttctttaaattatcTAAATCTAGCTAACAACGCATTAACCGGTGAATTTCCTCAATGGATTGGAAGTTTGGGAGCACTAGAATACTTGGATTTCTCTGAAAACGGATTGACTGGAATCCTTCCGGAATCAATGGGCAAATTACCATCATTGAGTTATTTAAGCCTCTCTGATAATAGTTTAAGTGGGAGCATTCCATTGTCATTATCTTACTCTAGTAAACTGTCAACAATTTCATTAAAAAGGAATAGGTTCAATGGTAGTATTCCTGCAGGTTTATTCGAGCTTGGGTTTGACCAAATTGACTTATCCAGAAACGAGCTTACGGGTTCTGTTCCTCCGGGTTCAAGTAAACTCTATGAGACTCTTCAGGTTCTAGATCTTTCAGGGAACCAGCTTACGGGCGATATCCCAGCTGAAATAGGACTGAACTCTAAGTTAAGATACTTGAACTTGTCATGGAATAATTTTGAGACAAGCATGCCGCCAGAGTTGGGCTACTTTCAGAATCTAACTGTATTAGATCTCCGGAATGCTGCGTTTCATGGGTCCATTCCTAGCGATATTTGTGATTCGGGCACTCTTGGAATCCTTCAACTTGATGGAAACTCTTTCACAGGATCAATACCTGAGGAGATCGGAAATTGTTCTTTACTCTACTTACT GAGTATGTCTCACAACAGTTTGAATGGCTCCATTCCAAGATCAATGTCACAACTGAAAAAGCTAAAGATTTTGAAGCTAGAATACAACCAACTGGCAGGTGAAATACCACAAGAGCTTGGTGAATTAGAAAACCTTCTGGCTGTAAACATATCTTACAACAGGTTACAAGGAAGACTTCCTTCTGGGGGCATATTTCAAAGCTTAGAAGCAAGTTCTATGGAAGGCAATTTAGGTATTTGCTCACCATTGTTGAAAGGACCGTGTAAGATGAACGTACCAAAGCCTCTAGTTCTTGACCCATTTGCATTTGGGAATCAAAATGGACAACATGAAGGCGGAGCAAGAG CTGTTGTGATCTCCATTGGGGTTTTGGTAATTAGCTTACTCAATATCTCGGCTAGAAGACGGCTTGCATTTGTTAATGATGCACTTGAGAGTTGTTCGAGTTCTTCACGCTCTGGAGCCAGTTTATCTATGGGGAAGCTTGTTTGGTTTGATTCAAAAACCAACCCTGATAATTATTGCATTGCAAACCCTGAAGTTTTCATAAAAACGGCGAACGAGATAGGCAGTGGAGTGTTTGGAACTGTCTATAAAACTCCAATAGGAGAAGATGGTGGTGATGCTTTAGCTATCAAGAATCTTGTTGTGTCGAATATGATTCAGTATCCTGAAGATTTTGATAGAGAGGTTCGGGTTTTAGGAAAAATAAGACACCCAAATCTTGTGTCACTTAAAGGGTACTACTGGACTCCAAAAGTGCAGCTTTTAGTGACCGATTATGTACCAAATGGGAGCTTACAAGCAAAACTCCACGAAAGGTTGCCTTCAAGTCCACCTCTGTCATGGCTTAGCCGATTTAAGATTCTTCTGGGAACCGCAAAAGGACTTGCTCATTTACACCACTCGTTTCGTCCTCCAGTTATTCACTACAACATCAAGCCCAGTAACATTCTTCTCGACGACAATTTGAACCCAAAGATATCTGACTTTGGGTTGACCCGAATTTTGTCAAGGCTAGATAAGCATGTCATGAGCAACCGCTTTCAAAGTGCATTAGGCTACGTGGCTCCGGAACTTGCATGCCAAAGTTTACGTGTCAATGAGAAATGTGATGTATATGGGTTCGGGGTATTGATATTGGAGATCGTGACAGGGAGACGACCGATTGAGTATGGGGAAGATAACGTGTTGATACTTAACGAACACGTGAAGATTCTGTTGGAAGAAGGGAATGTATTGGAGTGTGTTGATGAAAGTATGGGAGAGTATGCGGAAGAAGAAGTGTTGCCTGTTTTAAAACTTGCATTGGTGTGTACTTCTCAAATACCTTCTAGCAGGCCAACAATGGCAGAAGTAGTTCAAATATTACAAGTTATCAAGACACCAATTCCACATAGGATGGAAGCTTATTAG
- the LOC122603226 gene encoding probably inactive leucine-rich repeat receptor-like protein kinase At3g28040 isoform X1 — MGFFQLLIYALAVSSFTINADESLNLNDDVLGLIVFKSSINDPSSHLSSWNQDNETPCSWKFITCNPVTGRVTGLSLDGLNLSGKIGRGLEKLQNLKVLSLANNNFTGSIDPQLSLLANLENLNLSRNSFLDRIPSSLMNSSTIKFLDLSQNLLSGPVPDDLFLNCVSLRSLSLSGNNLEGPLPSSLSKCTTLNHLDLSNNRFSGNPDFLSGIWSLTRIRVLDLSHNSFSGSIPTGVVALHDLKELSLQGNQFSGALPSDIGLCPHLKKLDLSNNLFTESIPQSFHALSSLNYLNLANNALTGEFPQWIGSLGALEYLDFSENGLTGILPESMGKLPSLSYLSLSDNSLSGSIPLSLSYSSKLSTISLKRNRFNGSIPAGLFELGFDQIDLSRNELTGSVPPGSSKLYETLQVLDLSGNQLTGDIPAEIGLNSKLRYLNLSWNNFETSMPPELGYFQNLTVLDLRNAAFHGSIPSDICDSGTLGILQLDGNSFTGSIPEEIGNCSLLYLLSMSHNSLNGSIPRSMSQLKKLKILKLEYNQLAGEIPQELGELENLLAVNISYNRLQGRLPSGGIFQSLEASSMEGNLGICSPLLKGPCKMNVPKPLVLDPFAFGNQNGQHEGGARGDESSSSFKQHHFLSISAIVSIFAAVVISIGVLVISLLNISARRRLAFVNDALESCSSSSRSGASLSMGKLVWFDSKTNPDNYCIANPEVFIKTANEIGSGVFGTVYKTPIGEDGGDALAIKNLVVSNMIQYPEDFDREVRVLGKIRHPNLVSLKGYYWTPKVQLLVTDYVPNGSLQAKLHERLPSSPPLSWLSRFKILLGTAKGLAHLHHSFRPPVIHYNIKPSNILLDDNLNPKISDFGLTRILSRLDKHVMSNRFQSALGYVAPELACQSLRVNEKCDVYGFGVLILEIVTGRRPIEYGEDNVLILNEHVKILLEEGNVLECVDESMGEYAEEEVLPVLKLALVCTSQIPSSRPTMAEVVQILQVIKTPIPHRMEAY, encoded by the exons ATGGGTTTTTTTCAACTTCTAATCTATGCATTAGCAGTTTCATCATTTACTATCAATGCTGATGAATCTCTCAATTTAAACGACGACGTTTTAGGACTAATAGTCTTCAAATCCTCTATCAATGACCCATCATCACATCTATCCTCATGGAATCAAGATAATGAAACCCCATGTTCTTGGAAGTTCATAACATGCAATCCAgtaacgggccgggtcacgggccTCTCTCTAGACGGGCTAAATCTTTCAGGAAAGATTGGTAGAGGGCTAGAAAAGTTGCAAAACCTTAAGGTACTATCACTTGCTAATAACAACTTCACAGGATCCATTGACCCTCAACTATCACTTCTTGCCAACCTTGAAAACCTTAACCTTAGTCGAAACAGTTTTTTGGACCGAATCCCGAGTTCTTTAATGAACTCGAGTACCATAAAGTTTCTAGATTTATCACAAAACTTATTATCTGGACCAGTTCCAGATGACTTGTTTTTAAATTGTGTTTCTCTTAGATCACTTTCCTTATCAGGAAATAATCTTGAAGGTCCACTTCCTAGCTCACTTTCCAAATGCACAACCTTAAATCATCTTGATCTTTCCAAtaatcgattttcaggtaatccGGATTTCTTATCGGGTATTTGGTCATTGACCCGGATTCGTGTATTGGATCTTTCTCACAATTCCTTTTCGGGTTCAATACCTACTGGTGTAGTTGCATTGCATGATTTGAAAGAACTTTCCTTACAAGGAAACCAATTTTCAGGAGCTTTACCTTCTGATATTGGTTTATGCCCACATTTAAAGAAGCTAGATTTAAGCAATAATCTCTTCACAGAATCAATTCCTCAATCTTTCCATGcactttcttctttaaattatcTAAATCTAGCTAACAACGCATTAACCGGTGAATTTCCTCAATGGATTGGAAGTTTGGGAGCACTAGAATACTTGGATTTCTCTGAAAACGGATTGACTGGAATCCTTCCGGAATCAATGGGCAAATTACCATCATTGAGTTATTTAAGCCTCTCTGATAATAGTTTAAGTGGGAGCATTCCATTGTCATTATCTTACTCTAGTAAACTGTCAACAATTTCATTAAAAAGGAATAGGTTCAATGGTAGTATTCCTGCAGGTTTATTCGAGCTTGGGTTTGACCAAATTGACTTATCCAGAAACGAGCTTACGGGTTCTGTTCCTCCGGGTTCAAGTAAACTCTATGAGACTCTTCAGGTTCTAGATCTTTCAGGGAACCAGCTTACGGGCGATATCCCAGCTGAAATAGGACTGAACTCTAAGTTAAGATACTTGAACTTGTCATGGAATAATTTTGAGACAAGCATGCCGCCAGAGTTGGGCTACTTTCAGAATCTAACTGTATTAGATCTCCGGAATGCTGCGTTTCATGGGTCCATTCCTAGCGATATTTGTGATTCGGGCACTCTTGGAATCCTTCAACTTGATGGAAACTCTTTCACAGGATCAATACCTGAGGAGATCGGAAATTGTTCTTTACTCTACTTACT GAGTATGTCTCACAACAGTTTGAATGGCTCCATTCCAAGATCAATGTCACAACTGAAAAAGCTAAAGATTTTGAAGCTAGAATACAACCAACTGGCAGGTGAAATACCACAAGAGCTTGGTGAATTAGAAAACCTTCTGGCTGTAAACATATCTTACAACAGGTTACAAGGAAGACTTCCTTCTGGGGGCATATTTCAAAGCTTAGAAGCAAGTTCTATGGAAGGCAATTTAGGTATTTGCTCACCATTGTTGAAAGGACCGTGTAAGATGAACGTACCAAAGCCTCTAGTTCTTGACCCATTTGCATTTGGGAATCAAAATGGACAACATGAAGGCGGAGCAAGAGGTGATGAATCGTCAAGTAGTTTCAAGCAACATCATTTTCTAAGTATCTCAGCCATTGTTTCGATATTCGCAGCTGTTGTGATCTCCATTGGGGTTTTGGTAATTAGCTTACTCAATATCTCGGCTAGAAGACGGCTTGCATTTGTTAATGATGCACTTGAGAGTTGTTCGAGTTCTTCACGCTCTGGAGCCAGTTTATCTATGGGGAAGCTTGTTTGGTTTGATTCAAAAACCAACCCTGATAATTATTGCATTGCAAACCCTGAAGTTTTCATAAAAACGGCGAACGAGATAGGCAGTGGAGTGTTTGGAACTGTCTATAAAACTCCAATAGGAGAAGATGGTGGTGATGCTTTAGCTATCAAGAATCTTGTTGTGTCGAATATGATTCAGTATCCTGAAGATTTTGATAGAGAGGTTCGGGTTTTAGGAAAAATAAGACACCCAAATCTTGTGTCACTTAAAGGGTACTACTGGACTCCAAAAGTGCAGCTTTTAGTGACCGATTATGTACCAAATGGGAGCTTACAAGCAAAACTCCACGAAAGGTTGCCTTCAAGTCCACCTCTGTCATGGCTTAGCCGATTTAAGATTCTTCTGGGAACCGCAAAAGGACTTGCTCATTTACACCACTCGTTTCGTCCTCCAGTTATTCACTACAACATCAAGCCCAGTAACATTCTTCTCGACGACAATTTGAACCCAAAGATATCTGACTTTGGGTTGACCCGAATTTTGTCAAGGCTAGATAAGCATGTCATGAGCAACCGCTTTCAAAGTGCATTAGGCTACGTGGCTCCGGAACTTGCATGCCAAAGTTTACGTGTCAATGAGAAATGTGATGTATATGGGTTCGGGGTATTGATATTGGAGATCGTGACAGGGAGACGACCGATTGAGTATGGGGAAGATAACGTGTTGATACTTAACGAACACGTGAAGATTCTGTTGGAAGAAGGGAATGTATTGGAGTGTGTTGATGAAAGTATGGGAGAGTATGCGGAAGAAGAAGTGTTGCCTGTTTTAAAACTTGCATTGGTGTGTACTTCTCAAATACCTTCTAGCAGGCCAACAATGGCAGAAGTAGTTCAAATATTACAAGTTATCAAGACACCAATTCCACATAGGATGGAAGCTTATTAG
- the LOC122603696 gene encoding calcium-dependent protein kinase 24-like: MGGCMSIATKKLKKHKKNVKPMTPQHHDLQATKLHIGSTKYRRPVHVLKDSSGSDIFKRYRFGKELGRGEFGVTYECQDKVNGEKVACKKISKSRLRTEVDIDDVRREVEIMRHLPPHPNIVRYKDVFEDKDAIYLVMELCQGGELFDRIVAKGHYTERAAALVTKTIVEVVQVCHKHGVIHRDLKPENFLYANRGESAPLKAIDFGLSIFFEPEQRFKEIVGSPYYMAPEVLRRNYGAEVDVWSAGVILYILLCGVPPFWAETEEGIAQAIIKGDINFRRDPWPRVSEDAKSLVKGMLEPIASKRLTVEQVLGSRWILNADNVPDIPLGDNVRVKIQQFSLMNKFKKKVIRLVAENLPDEQIDGFKKLFHEMDKDKNGALTFEELKDGLTSIGDQPVADPDIQMFMEAADLDQNGMLNCEEFLTIVVHLKKISNEEQLRKAFHHFDKNRNGYIEFDELKDCLFDGHLDQHNEKMVHEIIFDADLDKDGRISYPEFAAMMTTGMDWKMASRQYSRAMLNAISMKMFKDQSVKSIT, encoded by the exons ATGGGGGGTTGCATGTCCATTGCaactaaaaaattaaagaaacacAAGAAAAATGTCAAACCCATGACCCCCCAACATCATGACCTTCAAGCCACAAAATTACACATTGGATCAACGAAATATCGTCGACCCGTGCACGTACTCAAAGACTCGTCGGGAAGCGACATTTTCAAGAGATATCGCTTTGGAAAAGAGCTTGGGAGAGGTGAGTTTGGTGTGACGTATGAATGTCAAGACAAGGTGAACGGGGAAAAGGTGGCGtgcaaaaaaatttcaaaaagtaGGTTGCGGACAGAGGTTGACATCGATGATGTTAGGAGAGAGGTTGAGATTATGAGACATTTGCCACCGCACCCTAATATCGTGAGGTACAAAGATGTGTTCGAGGATAAAGATGCTATTTATTTGGTGATGGAACTTTGCCAGGGTGGTGAGTTATTCGATAGGATCGTCGCTAAAGGTCATTATACAGAAAGGGCTGCTGCTCTTGTTACCAAAACTATTGTTGAAGTTGTCCAG GTATGCCACAAACATGGGGTAATACATCGGGATTTGAAACCCGAAAACTTTCTATATGCTAACCGAGGCGAAAGTGCTCCCTTAAAAGCAATTGATTTCGGTCTCTCCATCTTCTTCGAACCTG AGCAACGTTTTAAAGAAATAGTAGGAAGCCCATATTACATGGCTCCTGAGGTTTTAAGACGGAATTACGGAGCAGAAGTTGATGTTTGGAGTGCTGGTGTCATCCTATACATATTGTTATGTGGAGTTCCTCCATTTTGGGCAG AAACTGAAGAAGGAATTGCACAGGCGATTATTAAGGGTGACATAAACTTCCGAAGAGATCCTTGGCCTCGTGTCTCTGAGGATGCCAAAAGCCTAGTCAAAGGTATGCTAGAACCCATTGCAAGCAAACGTCTCACCGTCGAACAAGTCCTTG GAAGCCGGTGGATACTAAATGCCGACAACGTCCCAGATATTCCTTTAGGAGATAATGTTCGAGTAAAAATCCAACAGTTCTCTTTGATGAACAAGTTCAAGAAAAAGGTCATCAGA CTGGTAGCAGAAAATTTGCCTGACGAACAGATAGATGGGTTTAAAAAATTGTTCCATGAAATGGACAAAGACAAGAACGGTGCTCTTACTTTTGAAGAGCTTAAAGATGGTCTAACCTCAATTGGAGATCAACCTGTTGCTGATCCAGATATTCAAATGTTCATGGAAGCC GCGGATCTTGATCAGAACGGGATGCTAAACTGTGAGGAGTTTCTGACAATAGTCGTGCACCTGAAAAAGATTAGCAACGAAGAACAACTCCGTAAAGCTTTCCACCATTTTGACAAGAACAGAAATGGGTACATTGAGTTTGATGAGTTGAAAGACTGTTTGTTCGATGGACATCTGGATCAACACAATGAAAAAATGGTCCATGAAATAATATTTGATGCTGACCTAGATAAG GATGGACGGATTAGTTACCCAGAATTTGCAGCAATGATGACAACAGGAATGGATTGGAAAATGGCTTCTCGACAGTACTCGAGAGCGATGCTTAATGCAATTAGCATGAAGATGTTTAAAGACCAATCTGTAAAATCAATAACCTGA
- the LOC122603124 gene encoding inositol transporter 1-like, with protein MTIDLVPGSSGSIDYVGADQKITYFSNKYVLGLTVVAGIGGLLFGYDTGVISGALLYIRDDFEVVDQSSLLQETIVSMALLGAMIGAAAGGWINDVRGRKSATLMADVIFALGSFVMAAAPDPYVLIFGRLLVGLGVGIASVTAPMYIAEAAPSEIRGGLVSTNVLMITTGQFLSYLVNLAFTEVRGTWRWMLGIAAVPAILQFCLMLLLPESPRWLYKNRSSSEAIAMLSKIYDPDRLKEELHYLSAGLEEERRGRNSVRFRDVFRIKEIRLAFVAGAGLQAFQQFTGINTVMYYSPTIVQMAGFGSNQLALQLSLIVALMNAAGTILGIYLIDHVGRRKLALSSLTGVILSLVLLSVAFFFESSGHTNMGWVAVLGLVLYIGSFAPGMGPVPWTVNSEIYSESYRGICGGMSATVNWVSNLIVAQSFLSVTDAVGTGTTFLILAAIAVVAFAFVLLFVPETKGLSFEEVERMWRERAWGSSNGSESLLEEDDT; from the exons atgacaaTTGACTTGGTTCCAGGGAGTTCAGGGAGTATAGATTATGTTGGTGCTGACcagaaaataacatattttagcAACAAATATGTTTTGGGTTTGACTGTTGTTGCTGGCATTGGTGGTCTCCTTTTCGGTTATGACAcag GAGTCATATCAGGAGCCCTTCTGTATATCCGTGATGATTTTGAGGTCGTTGATCAAAGTAGTCTTTTACAG GAGACGATTGTTAGCATGGCTTTACTTGGTGCAATGATTGGAGCTGCAGCTGGTGGATGGATAAATGATGTACGTGGGCGTAAAAGTGCTACTCTCATGGCTGATGTCATTTTTGCACTTGGATCATTTGTCATGGCTGCTGCACCAGATCCATATGTTCTTATATTTGGTCGCTTATTGGTTGGGCTGGGAGTCGGCATAGCTTCTGTTACCGCCCCAATGTATATTGCAGAAGCCGCACCCTCTGAAATCAGGGGAGGTCTTGTTAGTACCAATGTGCTTATGATCACAACTGGACAGTTTCTTTCTTACCTTGTTAATCTTGCATTCACAGAG GTTCGTGGGACATGGCGATGGATGCTTGGAATTGCGGCTGTGCCAGCTATTCTTCAGTTTTGCTTGATGTTGCTTTTGCCTGAGTCACCTCGTTGGCTATACAAGAAT AGAAGTAGTTCGGAGGCAATTGCCATGCTGTCAAAGATTTATGATCCTGATCGATTAAAAGAGGAACTACACTACCTTTCTGCTGGTTTAGAGGAAGAACGCCGAGGAAGGAATTCTGTCAGATTCCGAGATGTTTTCAGAATCAAAGAAATCAGACTTGCATTTGTGGCTGGAGCTGGTCTGCAG GCATTTCAACAGTTCACGGGCATCAACACCGTAATGTATTACAGCCCAACTATAGTCCAGATGGCCGGTTTCGGATCAAATCAATTAGCCCTTCAGCTTTCTCTCATAGTGGCGTTAATGAATGCAGCTGGAACGATTCTTGGAATCTACCTCATTGACCATGTTGGCCGCCGGAAGTTGGCACTCAGTAGTTTGACAGGTGTAATTCTCTCGTTGGTTCTTCTCTCAGTTGCTTTCTTTTTTGAATCATCAGGACATACAAACATGGGTTGGGTGGCTGTTCTTGGGTTGGTCCTTTATATTGGTTCTTTTGCCCCCGGGATGGGGCCTGTCCCATGGACTGTGAACTCAGAAATATATTCGGAGTCATACAGAGGGATTTGTGGTGGAATGTCAGCTACTGTGAATTGGGTATCGAACTTGATAGTTGCACAGAGTTTTCTTTCTGTCACTGATGCTGTTGGTACGGGTACGACTTTTTTGATACTGGCTGCAATTGCTGTGGTTGCATTTGCTTTTGTGCTCCTGTTTGTACCCGAGACCAAAGGATTGAGTTTCGAGGAAGTTGAAAGAATGTGGAGGGAGAGGGCTTGGGGAAGTAGTAATGGCTCAGAATCCCTTCTCGAGGAGGACGATACTTAG